In Nymphalis io chromosome 9, ilAglIoxx1.1, whole genome shotgun sequence, the genomic window TCGAGGACTAGCCTGTCCTTGATGAACTCCACAAGTTACAATCCTTACGCTCTCACACTTTGTATATCAAAAATCTCTTGTCGCTATTCAGCTAGAGACCCACGATTAAGAAATTGGTCCAGAGAACTAATCGTCTCATCGACGTAGACGATCGCATTTTTGGACATTGAATCCAAATTGCACCTTTCTGTGTCAGTAGATAAGACACAGGAAGAGACAGTAGTGAGTGAGTACGTACTTGGATTTGTACTTACTAGCGTTTCCAACACTAATGGACACGCAAAGTGCCTACTCAAATGGTATCCCAGGTAAAGACAAAGTTATCAAGTATGAACCTAAAGTACCGTCTGAAGAGGAGAAGAATACGTCACCATTACTCATTAAGAGTAATGATCTTAAATACATTGATTCGGTGAACGATGACAGAAACTATTTGAGAGAATCGGACAAGTCTAAAAACGATCTCAATACAATAAATTCGATGAAAACGGAAGGAAATGATTTTAAAGATAACAATCTTACTGTAGCATATCGGAAGGATGATAAAAATGATGACGACGCTAAGTCAACGAACGAAAGAGTAAAATTCTTGGGATTAAGCGATGCTGACAGTATTTGTTCTATCAAACAACCACCTGAACAGGGACCTCAGATACCAGACGGGGGATGGGGATGGGTGGTGGTGGCCGCCTCGTTTCTTATTGCAACTGTAGCAGATGGACTTGCATTCTCTTATGGCTTATTACAAATCAAGTTTGTAGACTATTTCGAGGCAAGTGAAGCGAAAACTTCTTTAATTGGAAGTCTCTTCATATCAGTTCCATTAATAGCTGGGCCTATAATGAGTGCGCTTGTAGATAGATATGGATGCAAAAAAATGACAATTGTTGGTGGCATATCATCAACTGTAGGTTTTGTTGCTGCGTCATACAGTAATAGTGTAGAGaccttatatataacatatggaTTGATTGCTGGCTTGGGTATGGGTTTGTTATATGTCACTGCTGTCGTATCGATTGCATACTGGTTTGAGAAAAGACGTAACTTAGCTGTTGGCTTAGGCTCATGTGGAGTCGGCTTTGGCACATTTGTATATTCTCCTTTGACAACTTATTTATTGGACGAATATGGATGGAGGGGTGCTTTACTACTTTTAGCTGGAACTGTACTTAATGTTTGCGTGTGTGGAGCTGTAATGCGAGATCCGGAATGGTTGATCTTGGAACAGAAAAAACAGAGAAGATTAAGTAAAGCTAAAAGAGCATCAAGTTCCACGTCTATTTCAGCAAAATCAGGCGGGGGAGAATCCATGTACCCCGGTGCAGATGAGTTAAAAACTATGATAAATAGTGGTGAGGCCCCAGAACATATACTTTCTGCATTATTGTCTGCTATTGCTGATGCTGAGGATGTTGAAGCCATTACAAAAAGAAACGCTGACTTATCGAGTCAACACAAAGTTAATTCAGTTATTAATTTGCCAACGTTTCTATTACAAAATGAAAGggtacatacaatattttttttaactaatatattttgtaattggaatttcaaaattaataacattatattgtttttttttttccagGTGCCACCCGAGGTAATAGAACAGCTAAAATCTAACGATAgactttacaatataatattgcaaaattATCCTTCATTACTAGCTTTACGGACCAGTTCAGAGACAAAACTACCCACAGGAACtaacaaagaaaaattaaagaagAACAAAAAGAAGGATTTCGATAAAAAGCTCGAGATAGTTAGAGAGAAATTACTTCAGCCAATTCCCGAGAATAATACAGCTGTAATTGCTCCAAGGCGTCAAGATTGGTTCTCCAGGCAATTCCAAACGGACCACCATTACTTAAAAGATATTAGAGTTCATCGGAACTCAATCATGCATCGAGGAGCCATGATGAATATAGCCAAATATAAACTGCGCGCGTCATCTTGTCCTGACATTTATAAAAACTCGATGTGGTCGGTCGAAGAACCGGAAGAAAAggttaataatgtttttgtattaaaaatgtggatacttacttaattattataaatttattgtaattgcaa contains:
- the LOC126770507 gene encoding uncharacterized protein LOC126770507; its protein translation is MDTQSAYSNGIPGKDKVIKYEPKVPSEEEKNTSPLLIKSNDLKYIDSVNDDRNYLRESDKSKNDLNTINSMKTEGNDFKDNNLTVAYRKDDKNDDDAKSTNERVKFLGLSDADSICSIKQPPEQGPQIPDGGWGWVVVAASFLIATVADGLAFSYGLLQIKFVDYFEASEAKTSLIGSLFISVPLIAGPIMSALVDRYGCKKMTIVGGISSTVGFVAASYSNSVETLYITYGLIAGLGMGLLYVTAVVSIAYWFEKRRNLAVGLGSCGVGFGTFVYSPLTTYLLDEYGWRGALLLLAGTVLNVCVCGAVMRDPEWLILEQKKQRRLSKAKRASSSTSISAKSGGGESMYPGADELKTMINSGEAPEHILSALLSAIADAEDVEAITKRNADLSSQHKVNSVINLPTFLLQNERVPPEVIEQLKSNDRLYNIILQNYPSLLALRTSSETKLPTGTNKEKLKKNKKKDFDKKLEIVREKLLQPIPENNTAVIAPRRQDWFSRQFQTDHHYLKDIRVHRNSIMHRGAMMNIAKYKLRASSCPDIYKNSMWSVEEPEEKTWGKRFLKMINKTFDFNMFTEFHFLMMNLSTLVLFIWFIVPYFFISTFMEDNGYTETEGSMMLGVFGVATIIGIVGLGWIGDLPWVNITKTYAVCLVACGVTIVLFPILIRIMDAKETYSFYILALNSLIFGLTFSSSYSYTPSILVELIALERFTMAYGLVLLSQGIGHLIGPPMAGALKDKTGYWDAAFYVAGIWVVVSGMLVAVIPYTKNFRIIGNAPLAKDVAVDPEPGVKIIIAH